One part of the Deltaproteobacteria bacterium genome encodes these proteins:
- a CDS encoding amino acid ABC transporter permease, with protein sequence MMFDFDVIIKNLPYLLSGVKFTIALACLVIILGTFLGIILGLSKLSKNRLIRYPASFIVEITRDTPIIMQMFFIFFGLPALGIRLKTFPSAALAMSLFAAGNTAEIVRGAIDSLPTGQFDAAKSLGMNYFQMMIHVIIPQALRRMLPPAMNLFTTLIKDTSLAAIIGAFELTRAAQEIIERTFRSLEIYLVVAAIYFIICYPLSYYTRKVEKQRVTGF encoded by the coding sequence ATGATGTTCGACTTCGACGTTATTATTAAGAATCTACCCTATCTCCTATCCGGTGTGAAATTCACCATCGCCTTGGCTTGCCTTGTGATCATCTTGGGAACTTTCTTGGGAATTATCCTGGGCTTATCCAAACTTTCTAAAAACCGTCTGATCCGATATCCGGCCAGTTTTATTGTGGAGATCACCCGCGATACCCCCATCATCATGCAGATGTTCTTCATCTTCTTTGGACTCCCGGCGTTGGGAATTCGATTGAAGACTTTCCCTTCAGCTGCCTTGGCCATGAGCCTCTTCGCTGCAGGAAATACTGCGGAGATCGTTCGCGGGGCTATCGACTCCCTTCCCACGGGTCAATTCGATGCGGCCAAGTCCTTAGGGATGAACTATTTCCAGATGATGATTCATGTGATCATTCCGCAGGCCCTCCGGCGGATGCTCCCCCCGGCGATGAATCTTTTCACCACCCTCATCAAAGATACCTCCTTGGCCGCCATTATCGGCGCTTTTGAACTCACGCGCGCGGCGCAGGAGATCATTGAGAGGACCTTCCGTTCCCTGGAGATCTATCTCGTGGTCGCTGCCATCTATTTTATCATCTGCTATCCCCTTTCTTATTACACTCGCAAGGTGGAGAAACAAAGGGTGACAGGTTTCTGA
- a CDS encoding transporter substrate-binding domain-containing protein gives MRMKNFLVLFSILSLLTLISFGEGIAGTLQDVKARGKLIAGVKTDFPPFGFVDEKGVNKGFDVDVAKALAKELFGKENAVEFVAVTSGNRIAFLTTNKIDIILASMTITEERKKVIDYSIPYFMSGHLILVHKDSKIGKYQDLAGKKVSTTQGSTGDIVTGELVPTAERIKFQHNSESLQALKDRRVEAFVQDDVLLLDLQKRNPELKIAGWPPFRPAPYGLGVRKGDKEWLDSVDATLTKMKKTDSYQKLWDKWFGENKKALLELK, from the coding sequence AAAAATTTTTTAGTTTTATTCTCTATCTTGAGTCTCCTAACTTTGATCTCATTCGGAGAGGGAATCGCAGGAACCCTGCAGGATGTCAAGGCGAGAGGAAAACTGATCGCAGGAGTGAAGACCGATTTCCCACCCTTCGGTTTTGTGGATGAGAAGGGGGTGAATAAGGGGTTCGATGTCGACGTTGCCAAAGCTTTGGCCAAGGAGCTCTTTGGAAAGGAAAATGCCGTAGAGTTCGTGGCCGTCACTTCAGGAAACCGCATCGCTTTTCTGACCACCAATAAAATCGATATCATCTTGGCCAGCATGACGATCACTGAGGAAAGAAAGAAAGTGATCGATTACAGCATCCCCTATTTTATGTCCGGCCACCTCATCCTGGTCCACAAGGACAGCAAGATTGGAAAATATCAAGACCTGGCCGGGAAGAAGGTCTCCACTACCCAGGGCTCTACAGGCGACATCGTCACCGGCGAACTGGTTCCCACTGCGGAGCGGATCAAATTCCAGCATAATTCCGAATCGCTCCAAGCCTTGAAAGACCGTCGCGTAGAGGCCTTCGTCCAGGACGATGTTCTCCTTCTCGATCTTCAGAAGAGAAATCCGGAATTGAAGATCGCGGGCTGGCCGCCCTTCCGTCCCGCCCCTTATGGACTTGGGGTGAGGAAAGGAGATAAGGAGTGGCTCGACTCCGTGGATGCCACCTTAACAAAAATGAAGAAGACCGACAGTTATCAGAAACTTTGGGACAAATGGTTTGGAGAGAATAAAAAGGCCCTCTTAGAATTGAAATAG
- a CDS encoding amino acid ABC transporter permease: protein MGYQLDPSIIIKHLPLFLKGVFLTVEISFFAILIGLPIGILAAVGRTSRFKILNLVGAVYVEVFRNTPLLIQIFIIFFGLPGIGIKLSPYVSGLIALVLYVGAYNTEVIRAGLEAVPRGQIEAAKSLGLTGVQTFLYVIIPQTLRISLPALGNNWVALVKNSSLVSVIGMVELTWVALDLNALTFRSFELFGAATIFYLILIFILINIQSYVERRFAYKT, encoded by the coding sequence ATGGGCTACCAATTAGACCCCTCTATTATCATCAAGCATCTTCCCCTGTTCCTGAAGGGGGTCTTCCTCACCGTGGAGATCTCTTTCTTCGCGATTCTCATCGGATTGCCCATCGGAATCCTTGCGGCGGTTGGCCGAACTTCGAGGTTTAAAATCCTCAATCTCGTTGGAGCCGTTTATGTGGAGGTCTTTCGGAACACGCCGCTTCTTATTCAGATCTTCATCATCTTCTTTGGACTTCCTGGCATCGGTATCAAACTTTCTCCTTATGTCTCGGGGCTGATCGCCCTCGTTCTCTATGTAGGAGCTTATAACACCGAAGTGATCCGTGCCGGATTGGAAGCGGTTCCAAGGGGGCAGATTGAGGCAGCCAAGTCATTGGGACTCACCGGAGTTCAAACCTTTCTCTATGTCATTATTCCCCAAACTTTACGGATCTCCTTGCCGGCTCTCGGGAATAACTGGGTGGCCTTAGTTAAGAATTCATCCCTGGTCTCGGTCATTGGGATGGTGGAGCTGACCTGGGTTGCTTTAGACCTGAATGCGCTGACTTTCCGGTCTTTTGAACTCTTTGGGGCGGCGACGATCTTTTATCTCATTCTCATTTTTATCTTGATTAACATCCAGTCCTATGTGGAAAGGCGTTTTGCTTATAAGACGTAG
- a CDS encoding amino acid ABC transporter ATP-binding protein, whose product MIEVGDIYKSFGKVKALNGVTTTIKKAEVVVIIGPSGSGKSTFLRCLNHLEKIDRGTLIIDGIPLTDSKTNIHKVREEIGMVFQQFNLFPHLSVLRNITLAQIKVRKRSSQEAERIARGLLEKVGIPEKADNYPFQLSGGQQQRVAIARALAMQPKIMLFDEPTSALDPEMIGEVLDVMKNLAKEGMTMVVVSHEMGFAKEVADRVILMDEGKIIEEGTPDRLFDHPREERTRAFLSKVLK is encoded by the coding sequence ATGATTGAGGTGGGAGATATCTACAAGAGTTTTGGAAAGGTGAAAGCCCTCAATGGAGTAACGACGACCATCAAAAAGGCCGAGGTAGTCGTCATCATCGGCCCGAGCGGCTCTGGAAAGTCAACCTTTCTTCGATGCCTTAATCATCTGGAAAAAATTGACCGGGGGACGCTCATCATTGATGGCATCCCCCTGACCGATTCGAAAACCAATATTCATAAGGTGAGAGAAGAGATCGGAATGGTCTTCCAGCAATTCAATCTTTTCCCCCACCTCAGTGTACTGCGGAACATCACCCTGGCTCAAATCAAGGTAAGGAAGCGATCTTCACAGGAAGCGGAACGGATTGCTCGTGGTCTCTTGGAGAAGGTGGGAATCCCTGAGAAGGCTGATAACTATCCCTTTCAGCTTTCCGGAGGGCAACAACAACGGGTAGCCATTGCCAGGGCCTTAGCTATGCAGCCCAAGATCATGCTCTTCGACGAACCCACCTCTGCTTTAGACCCCGAGATGATCGGAGAGGTACTGGATGTCATGAAGAATTTAGCCAAGGAAGGGATGACCATGGTGGTGGTGAGCCATGAGATGGGTTTTGCGAAGGAGGTGGCCGACCGAGTCATCCTTATGGATGAGGGGAAGATCATTGAAGAAGGAACTCCGGATCGTCTTTTTGACCATCCCCGGGAGGAAAGGACACGAGCCTTTTTAAGTAAAGTTTTGAAGTAA